AAGGGCATGACGCCTATCACCGGCCCGAAGGTCTCATCCTTCATGACCAGCATGTCGTGATTGACATTCACCAGGACCGTGCAGGGGAGGAACTGTCCCTTGCCGCCCTTCGGCGCTTTCGACTGGGCGTATATCTTTGCGCCTTTTTTCAGCGAGTCGGCGATATGGAGGTTCACGGTATCCATCTGCCGTTTTGTGGTCATGGCCCCGATATCCATGTTGTGATCAGTATCATAGCCGACCCGGAGCGCTTCAGTATATTTTTTCAGGACATCCAGGAAGTCGTTATATGCCTTTCTTTCGACGTATATCCGCTCAACGCCTCCGCAGGACTGGCCCGCGTTCTGGCAGCCGGCCCACACGGCGCCGGCTGCGGCGCGCTTCAGGTCCGCGTCGGCGCATACGATCATCGGGTCATTGCCGCCCAATTCCAGGGAAACCGGGGTCAGGGTCTCGGACGCCTTTTTCATAAGGTACTTGCCGATTTTTACCGACCCGGTGAAGAAGAGCTTGTCAATGCGCGCTTCAAGGAAGGCGTCCCCGGCGACGCTGCCCGGCATGTTGATATATTTAAAGATTCCCCGGGGCAGGTCGGCTGCTGCAATACACTGTTGTAACGCATGGCCGACAACCTGCGTTTCAGAGGCGGCCTTGAAGATGACCGCGTTGCCCGCCAGCAGGGCCATGACGATTTCCGAGAAGGGTATGGCGAAGGGATAGTTCCACGGCGATATGATGCCAACGACACCCCAGGGCGCCCGGGCTATTTTACTCCTCTTGTTGATGAACATGATGTTGCCGTTGGGAAGGCTCCTGTCTTTCAGGAATCTCTTGGCGTTTTTACAGTAATAGGTCACGGACATGGTTGAGGTCAATACTTCAGTGGCCAGTGCGTCAATGCGCGTTTTTCCGTTATCGCGGGATATTGTCTCTGAGATATCATCGAGATTATCCATGATATAGTCCCGGATTCTAATAATATATTGCGCACGTTTCTTGACCGGCAGGGCGGCCCATGCAGGCTGGGCAAGTCTTGCGCTTAAAACGGCATTATGAAGATCCTCTTTTGTGTTTACGAGATAATCGCCGATTGTTTCACCATTTCCCGGGTTGATGCAGATTGTTTTATCGACAGTCTGGACCGATTTTTTTTTAGAGGTTTTTGCCTTATTAACTGTTTGAAGATACATCATAATCCTCCCTTCAATATATTTTTTGCATATGTGTTTGATATACAAAATTAACTAAAAAATAATTTTATATAGTATATTTTAAGTATTTTGTAGTAATCACTGAATAAGGAATTTAAAATTTTTTTATGTATTAATTGATATAAAATGTCATTAAAAATTACATAAAGTCATAAATAATTACAAATAATCATAAATTATCATAATCGATTATCGATAGTGATAAAATGTCAAGGCTTTATTGCCGTCCAACTGATAAAAAGTGATTTAATTAATTACACTATAATTTATAAATGTATATAAATAATATGTTGTAATTGTGAATAATAAATGAGGTTAATACCGTAGAATGACTACCCTGAAATCAAAGAATCTTGCCTATGAAATAGCCGATATACTCAGCGAAAGAATAATTCGGATGGAATTAAAGCAGGGCGAGCGGATACTTGAAGCCAAAATAGCCAAAGAGTTCAATGTCAGCCAGAGTTCGGTCCGTGAAGCCCTCAGGGTAATGGAGCAGAGCGGCCTTGTGGAGATCAACCAGCGGCGGGGCACCTAT
This genomic window from Spirochaetota bacterium contains:
- a CDS encoding aldehyde dehydrogenase family protein, whose product is MYLQTVNKAKTSKKKSVQTVDKTICINPGNGETIGDYLVNTKEDLHNAVLSARLAQPAWAALPVKKRAQYIIRIRDYIMDNLDDISETISRDNGKTRIDALATEVLTSTMSVTYYCKNAKRFLKDRSLPNGNIMFINKRSKIARAPWGVVGIISPWNYPFAIPFSEIVMALLAGNAVIFKAASETQVVGHALQQCIAAADLPRGIFKYINMPGSVAGDAFLEARIDKLFFTGSVKIGKYLMKKASETLTPVSLELGGNDPMIVCADADLKRAAAGAVWAGCQNAGQSCGGVERIYVERKAYNDFLDVLKKYTEALRVGYDTDHNMDIGAMTTKRQMDTVNLHIADSLKKGAKIYAQSKAPKGGKGQFLPCTVLVNVNHDMLVMKDETFGPVIGVMPFDTIDEAVELANDSYLGLTGSVWSKNRSRALKIARRIQAGAITVNDHLMSHGLAETPWGGFKESSIGRTHGGIGFDEMTQPQVLVNEILPFARKNFWWHPVNKKIYDGIKGVAQVLYAKKISERLVGMINLMKVFFRTFIPN